The DNA window CCGTTAAACTCTATGTTGACATGTGCCTTATAGAAAGTGTGTTTTTATATTGTTTATATAAATAAGTTATTCTTTGTTTTGTAACAATGGAACAATGTTACACGGCATCTTCAAGTTTTCAATCCCTCTCTCAACTGTCTCTTCTGAAGCTTTGCCCCATTGCACAGCATAAAATCCTACCACTATTATAATCGCACCAATCAAACTGCAAAAAAGACATTTGCGAAATAGTGTTATGTGAAAAAATTTCATTCAACAGAAAGTAttagaaaaaaatgtatttattcTAAATAGTTTTGAACATTTACCTTCCAAGATAAAATTCATCtccaagaaaaataaaacccAAGAAAACAGTGAAGACGATTCCTATTGGTTTAAACATTGCACAAAAGAAAGGACCAGCTCTTTGTACGCACCATGTTAGTAAGAAGTACCGAATTCCTAGTGCACATATTGCctgttaaatttaatttaattagtaagcaATAAACTATTAATCATATGTTTAAAAACAATAACGAATAATTACCTGGTAAAAAATGACAATCAACCCCATATCAAGCTTAAGTTTCCATGAAGTTTGATCTTTCACCACAATTAAAGCAAATAGTCCAGACTGAATTGTGCTAAAAAATACTTGGAAAAAAACTATGACTGTAACAGCAGGGTATTTCTTTGTTACTGAAACCTAAAACAAACAGCAAGAAAAGGAAGAGTAATTTTACATGAAAAAAACACATTACTCAAAAGATAGATGTAAaatgtttgtgtaggagataatGATTACAACCTGATATATGTACCAAATGGATGAAACTAAAGAATCGCCGACACTTAACAACCCTCCCAAAATCCAGTTCAAGTTTGGTGAAAATTGAAGTGTGTTGTAAGAACTTGATGAATGTATGTTGAAGATTGGTGGACCTTTGTACAATATGACAACAAATGCTCCACCCATTGATGCTATAGTTCCTATCACTTTAGCTTGGCTGCTATAATGTCTCCAATGTACTTTTTCCATCCTAAACCATTACATTGAAAATATATTGATAATTGAGATATTGCATTCAAATGAATTGGATTTTTAGTTTAGTGATGTTTCTTTAACTTGGATTTTTAGTTTAGTGATGTTTCTTTAACTATGATTGGAGCCATAAATTAAGAGATGGATCCACTAAAATATAACAAGTTCTTATGTCATTAACTGTCATTAATAATTCATAGTAATAGGTACACCAAATGGACATTAACTGTGATTTTATGAATGGTGACTTGGAAAAAGAAATCTATATGGCGTAATCTAAAGATTTTGTGTTTCATGGATAAAAAACTAAGGTATTTAAGTTAGATAAATCCTTATGCTATt is part of the Vicia villosa cultivar HV-30 ecotype Madison, WI linkage group LG2, Vvil1.0, whole genome shotgun sequence genome and encodes:
- the LOC131650894 gene encoding WAT1-related protein At3g28100-like isoform X1: MGRLLPFLGMMIAVLLQSGSFVVIKLATKDGINKYVMVVYSMALSTILLLPFAFFNNRSQCPPLTFSILCSFFFLALLGTSTQILSYGGIELSSPTLVSAMLNLIPAFTFVLAVVFRMEKVHWRHYSSQAKVIGTIASMGGAFVVILYKGPPIFNIHSSSSYNTLQFSPNLNWILGGLLSVGDSLVSSIWYIYQVSVTKKYPAVTVIVFFQVFFSTIQSGLFALIVVKDQTSWKLKLDMGLIVIFYQAICALGIRYFLLTWCVQRAGPFFCAMFKPIGIVFTVFLGFIFLGDEFYLGSLIGAIIIVVGFYAVQWGKASEETVERGIENLKMPCNIVPLLQNKE
- the LOC131650894 gene encoding WAT1-related protein At5g40240-like isoform X2; this encodes MGRLLPFLGMMIAVLLQSGSFVVIKLATKDGINKYVMVVYSMALSTILLLPFAFFNNRTSTQILSYGGIELSSPTLVSAMLNLIPAFTFVLAVVFRMEKVHWRHYSSQAKVIGTIASMGGAFVVILYKGPPIFNIHSSSSYNTLQFSPNLNWILGGLLSVGDSLVSSIWYIYQVSVTKKYPAVTVIVFFQVFFSTIQSGLFALIVVKDQTSWKLKLDMGLIVIFYQAICALGIRYFLLTWCVQRAGPFFCAMFKPIGIVFTVFLGFIFLGDEFYLGSLIGAIIIVVGFYAVQWGKASEETVERGIENLKMPCNIVPLLQNKE